One Palaemon carinicauda isolate YSFRI2023 chromosome 4, ASM3689809v2, whole genome shotgun sequence DNA segment encodes these proteins:
- the LOC137639253 gene encoding chromo domain-containing protein cec-1-like → MNVTGAFSNLGEDPVDKKKKKHFREDVAEVSVSDGEEEKDQIEVDVLYNSDEDKDYFTSFSEQDEEPEDVEIEKGKKNKQKQTSNKTILTSTPKKEKNALLIDHTLGTLDGIPSTSSGVTSPALPKAAPNNAASNVDTTAKATFSDAILLFLCNQCWLETWEKTETSSSRLSIFSTI, encoded by the coding sequence ATGAATGTGACTGGTGCCTTTTCAAACTTAGGTGAGGATcctgtggataaaaaaaaaaaaaaacacttcagggAAGATGTTGCTGAAGTATCAGTTAGTGatggagaggaggagaaggatcaAATAGAGGTAGACGTGTTGTATAATAGTGATGAGGATAAGGATTATTTCACATCGTTTAGTGAACAAGATGAAGAGCCAGAGGATGTTGAAATTGAGAAGGGGAAGAAGAACAAACAGAAGCAAACCAGCAACAAAACAATTCTCACATCAAccccaaagaaagaaaaaaatgcactgttaatagaccacaCCTTGGGAACTTTAGATGGTATTCCTTCCACCTCATCTGGTGTAACTTCTCCTGCTTTACCTAAAGCTGCACCTAATAATGCTGCTTCTAACGTGGACACGACCGCTAAAGCCACCTTTTCTGATGCTATCCTTTTGTTCCTCTGCAACCAGTGCTGGTTAGAGACGTGGGAGAAAACGGAAACGAGCTCTAGTAGATTGTCCATCTTTAGTACGATTTGA